The window ATTGACCGCATCGCCTATGACGAAATGCTCGAGATGGCTAGTATGGGCGCCAAAGTTCTACAAATCCGCTCCGTTGAATTTGCCCAAAAATACAATGTAACCGTTCACGTCCGCTCCACTTTTTCCGATGAGCCGGGCACTATAGTCACTCAGGAGGATGAAACCATGGAATCCGTTCTCGTTTCCGGAATCGCATACGACAAGGATCAGGCCCGTATTACCCTTGTACACGTCAAAGATACCCCAGGTGTTTCCGCTGCTATCTTCTCCCCTCTGGCGGAACAGAACATCCTCGTTGATATGATCGTCCAGAACCCAAGTAAGGACGGCAAGACCGATATGACTTTCACTGTTCCGCGAGCAGATGTAGACCAAACCATCAAGACTCTAGAAAAGCTACAATACGAAATCGGATACGAAGAACTACACAGCAATATTAATGTCTCTAAGGTGTCGATTATCGGCGTCGGCATGCGTAACCACTCAGGAGTCGCCTCCAAGGCATTCCAATCGCTTGCCGATGAGAACATCAATATCCTGATGATCAGCACATCCGAGATCAAGGTTACATGCTTGATCGACGACAAATACACCGAGCTTGCGGTTAGAACACTTCACAATGCCTTCCAATTAGAGAATGGCGACACCACAGAGACACCATGAGAAAAGTAACGATATACGACACTACACTGCGTGACGGCGCCCAGGCTGAAGAACTTAATCTTACAACCCAGGACAAAGTCCGTATTGCCCACAAACTCGACGAACTGGGCATTCATTATA of the Pseudodesulfovibrio sp. zrk46 genome contains:
- a CDS encoding aspartate kinase, with amino-acid sequence MNIVVQKFGGTSVRNLECQRQVMQKVLRPYREGNKVIVVLSAMAGETNRLLALADEWSDNPDPAERDSLVSTGEQVSCALFAMLLKQQGVKARSVLGFQAPVCTNNAFGSARITDIDSEKLQKMLNEYDVLVVAGFQGCDAEQRITTLGRGGSDTSAVAMAAALDADVCEIYTDVPGVFTTDPNMCTEARKIDRIAYDEMLEMASMGAKVLQIRSVEFAQKYNVTVHVRSTFSDEPGTIVTQEDETMESVLVSGIAYDKDQARITLVHVKDTPGVSAAIFSPLAEQNILVDMIVQNPSKDGKTDMTFTVPRADVDQTIKTLEKLQYEIGYEELHSNINVSKVSIIGVGMRNHSGVASKAFQSLADENINILMISTSEIKVTCLIDDKYTELAVRTLHNAFQLENGDTTETP